The Nonlabens spongiae genome contains a region encoding:
- a CDS encoding vWA domain-containing protein: MQQERRGFRFEFYDPKEKDPFDKLFDIFKELITHTSGDFDEAINWLRELDKEYKLTTPDYTVDDFIEDLKQRGYIREEFDPESGQDGDGSGDQSGRFSITAKTEQLLRKHALEQIFGNMRKSGAGNHKTGKLGEGDAHSGDFRSYRFGDGLDRISMTESLRNAQINHGMGNFNLTEDDLVVEDTRFKAQMSTVLMIDISHSMILYGEDRITPAKKVAMALAELITTRYPKDTLDILVFGNDAWTIQIADLPYLKVGPYHTNTVAGLQLAMDLLRRKRNTNKQIFMITDGKPSCLRLKDGRYYKNSNGLDEYIVEKCYTMAAQARRLHIPITTFMIANDPYLQQFVDEFTEANQGKAFYTGLKGLGEMIFRDYDANRRRRIK; the protein is encoded by the coding sequence ATGCAACAAGAACGGAGAGGTTTCAGGTTTGAGTTTTATGATCCAAAGGAAAAGGATCCATTTGATAAGTTGTTTGATATTTTCAAAGAACTGATTACCCATACTTCAGGGGATTTTGACGAAGCAATAAACTGGCTCAGGGAACTTGACAAAGAATATAAGCTCACTACTCCTGACTATACCGTCGATGACTTTATTGAAGATCTCAAACAACGTGGATACATAAGGGAGGAGTTTGATCCAGAATCAGGTCAGGATGGAGATGGATCAGGAGATCAAAGCGGTAGGTTTAGTATTACCGCAAAGACGGAGCAGCTGCTTAGAAAACATGCGCTGGAGCAAATCTTTGGTAACATGAGAAAAAGCGGAGCCGGAAATCACAAGACGGGCAAACTAGGTGAGGGCGATGCGCATTCTGGCGATTTTAGATCCTATCGTTTTGGAGATGGACTGGATCGCATTTCAATGACTGAAAGCTTGCGCAATGCTCAGATCAATCATGGAATGGGGAACTTCAACCTTACTGAAGATGACCTGGTAGTAGAAGACACACGTTTCAAAGCGCAGATGAGTACGGTGCTTATGATCGATATTTCCCATAGCATGATATTATATGGAGAGGATCGCATCACACCCGCCAAAAAAGTGGCCATGGCTCTCGCAGAATTGATTACCACCAGATATCCTAAGGATACGCTGGATATTTTGGTTTTTGGGAACGATGCTTGGACTATACAAATTGCAGATCTACCTTATTTAAAAGTGGGACCTTATCATACCAATACCGTAGCAGGCTTGCAGCTGGCGATGGACCTATTGCGCAGGAAGCGTAATACCAACAAGCAGATCTTTATGATCACCGACGGGAAACCTAGTTGTCTTAGACTTAAAGATGGGCGGTATTATAAAAACTCAAACGGACTCGATGAGTACATTGTCGAGAAATGTTATACAATGGCTGCTCAAGCAAGGCGATTACATATTCCTATAACCACGTTCATGATTGCAAATGATCCCTATCTACAACAATTTGTGGATGAATTTACAGAAGCAAATCAGGGTAAGGCATTTTACACAGGTCTCAAAGGTCTGGGAGAGATGATCTTTAGAGACTATGATGCTAATCGTCGTAGAAGAATCAAATAG
- a CDS encoding porin family protein translates to MKQIYLCLTLLLCASQFSKAQNNIDDANFDDSIKYSIFYGLNYSFLENYGNDGFKGERSGYNAGALAEMPFANKWSFEASLFFSVVGEQPIVDDRVVARFRTYTINLPVQFKFYPGKNKSLSFHIGPQLSYNFEPKIFENQNQDFRTLEDVVNTGFDGTAGFGYKLPGFGLFIKGTFSYGFADIFVNQDIYTSERFKVIRIDIGYQF, encoded by the coding sequence ATGAAGCAAATCTACTTGTGTCTTACGTTGCTATTGTGTGCAAGCCAATTTTCAAAAGCTCAAAACAATATTGATGATGCTAATTTTGATGACTCTATCAAATACAGCATTTTTTACGGTTTGAATTATTCTTTCCTTGAAAATTACGGGAATGATGGATTCAAGGGAGAGCGTTCTGGTTATAACGCAGGTGCGCTTGCTGAGATGCCGTTTGCAAATAAGTGGTCGTTTGAAGCCTCTCTGTTTTTTTCAGTAGTGGGAGAGCAGCCTATAGTTGATGATAGGGTTGTGGCAAGATTTAGAACTTACACCATCAACTTACCGGTACAGTTTAAGTTTTATCCAGGGAAAAACAAAAGTCTCAGTTTCCACATCGGGCCTCAGTTGAGTTACAATTTTGAACCTAAAATATTTGAGAACCAGAATCAAGATTTTAGAACGCTGGAAGATGTTGTAAATACTGGATTTGATGGAACTGCCGGGTTTGGCTATAAATTACCTGGCTTCGGTTTATTTATTAAAGGTACATTCAGCTATGGATTTGCAGATATTTTTGTAAACCAAGATATTTATACTTCTGAGCGTTTCAAAGTGATCCGAATAGATATAGGATACCAATTCTAA
- a CDS encoding MFS transporter, whose product MTEIFKKGSKKVINAWAFYDWANSVYSLVISSAIFPLFYSAISKDAFENGNVPDVLADFNNESIIIIVSAIGFIIVSILSPILSGVADYSGKKKTFLKLFCYLGSFSCIGLAFFSFDYLYLSLVIYVLALIGFWGSLVFYNSFLPDIAHPDQQDGVSALGFSMGYIGSVLLLALCLGLIMSGIWPEEGFFPYSPILELDAVQFSFILVGIWWMGFAQYTYAYLPEGVSKDRTGVKSIWTSGFKELGKVYKQLMQNLSMKKYLSAFFIYSMAVQTVMYVATYFGTEEVVWEGIDQTFGLIGSILLIQLVAILGAWLASLLSKQIGNIKTLIVINVVWMLICVYGYFVITPIQFFITAGFVGLVMGSIQSLSRSTYSKMLPETTDTTSFFSFYDVAEKIGIVIGMLLFAIVGEITGSMRGPILFLIVFFIIGVIILSTIPTLKVNKESE is encoded by the coding sequence ATGACTGAAATATTCAAGAAAGGTTCTAAAAAGGTTATTAATGCCTGGGCATTTTATGACTGGGCTAATAGTGTTTACTCGCTGGTTATAAGCAGCGCGATATTCCCATTATTTTACTCTGCAATAAGTAAAGATGCCTTTGAAAATGGTAACGTTCCTGATGTACTAGCTGACTTCAATAATGAGTCCATTATAATTATAGTCTCTGCGATAGGCTTTATAATTGTAAGCATACTGTCGCCTATACTCTCTGGTGTGGCAGATTATAGTGGGAAAAAGAAAACATTTCTCAAGCTCTTTTGCTATCTGGGTAGTTTTAGCTGTATAGGTCTAGCTTTTTTTAGTTTTGACTATTTATACTTGAGCTTAGTCATTTATGTACTGGCGCTCATTGGTTTTTGGGGTAGTCTGGTTTTTTATAATTCATTTCTGCCAGATATAGCACACCCAGATCAACAAGATGGTGTAAGTGCTCTGGGCTTCTCCATGGGATATATAGGTAGCGTTCTATTGCTTGCTCTTTGCTTGGGTCTCATTATGTCTGGGATCTGGCCAGAGGAAGGCTTTTTTCCCTATAGTCCCATCCTAGAATTAGACGCTGTTCAGTTTTCTTTCATTTTAGTAGGAATCTGGTGGATGGGATTTGCGCAATATACTTATGCATACTTACCTGAGGGAGTTTCAAAAGATCGTACGGGAGTAAAGAGTATTTGGACCAGCGGTTTCAAAGAATTAGGTAAAGTTTACAAACAGTTGATGCAAAACCTGAGTATGAAGAAATACCTAAGTGCTTTTTTCATCTACAGCATGGCGGTTCAAACGGTTATGTATGTAGCTACGTACTTCGGTACTGAGGAGGTGGTCTGGGAAGGTATTGACCAGACTTTTGGCCTTATTGGAAGCATTCTCCTCATTCAATTAGTAGCTATTCTAGGAGCCTGGCTGGCAAGCTTGCTTTCTAAGCAGATCGGTAATATCAAAACACTCATCGTTATCAATGTAGTATGGATGCTGATCTGTGTTTACGGTTATTTTGTGATAACACCCATTCAATTTTTCATCACTGCTGGATTTGTAGGGCTGGTAATGGGATCCATTCAGTCGCTCTCCAGAAGTACTTATTCAAAAATGCTCCCTGAAACCACAGATACGACCAGCTTCTTCAGTTTTTACGATGTTGCAGAAAAAATAGGCATTGTCATCGGTATGCTGTTGTTTGCAATAGTTGGTGAAATCACGGGAAGCATGCGCGGCCCTATTTTATTTTTGATCGTATTCTTCATCATAGGAGTAATTATACTTTCCACCATTCCTACTTTAAAAGTCAATAAGGAATCTGAATAG